From the genome of Chroicocephalus ridibundus chromosome 1, bChrRid1.1, whole genome shotgun sequence, one region includes:
- the LOC134510909 gene encoding prolactin-like isoform X1, giving the protein MAIAGAAGRAGEGGGQGGGELSGGGRSRPGDPPPTPPDAAGLSAGAAAALALLWLLVCAPGEAGCRLLTVADLFDRVIRHSGRIHSLSTALYAELEKHFPPRDNELGKPARKCHTSGMLTPNGKEYAQKIPREELTHLILKLLQAWKEPLSHFNQHHQELPDDSLSKAKQISNMVHELKTGVEKVTEKMQSMGIISNSLNGMTSSEAAGLSISNEANMMSDSDFIHCFRRDSNKVQSYLKILKCRIMPENSC; this is encoded by the exons ATGGCCatcgccggggcggcggggcgagcAGGTGAGGGAGGCGGGCAGGGCGGAGGGGAGCTGAGCGGAGGGGGCCGGAGCCGGCCGGGCGACCCCCCCCCGACGCCCCCCGACGCCGCCGGGCTCTCCGCAGGTGCCGCCGCGGCGCTggcgctgctgtggctgctggtcTGCGCCCCGGGGGAGGCCGGCTGCCGCCTCCTGACCGTGGCCGATCTCTTCGACCGGGTGATCCGGCACTCGGGCAGGATCCACAGCCTCTCCACAGCGCTCTACGCCGAGCTG gaaaaacattttcctccccGTGACAACGAGCTGGGGAAGCCCGCTCGGAAGTGCCACACGTCGGGGATGCTGACCCCCAACGGCAAAGAATACGCCCAAAAAATCCCG AGAGAAGAATTAACTCACTTGATACTGAAACTTTTGCAAGCCTGGAAAGAACCACTTTCCCACTTTAACCAGCACCATCAAGAGCTTCCTGATGACAGCCTTAGCAAAGCTAAGCAAATCAGCAATATGGTACACGAGCTGAAGACTGGAGTTGAGAAAGTAACAGAAAAG ATGCAGTCAATGGGGATCATCAGCAATTCGTTAAATGGAATGACATCATCTGAAGCCGCTGGTTTATCAATTAGTAATGAAGCAAACATGATGAGTGACTCCGACTTTATTCACTGTTTCAGGAGAGACTCCAATAAAGTACAAAGCTACTTAAAAATCCTTAAATGTAGGATTATGCCAGAAAATAGTTGTTGA
- the LOC134510909 gene encoding prolactin-like isoform X2, translating into MAIAGAAGRAGAAAALALLWLLVCAPGEAGCRLLTVADLFDRVIRHSGRIHSLSTALYAELEKHFPPRDNELGKPARKCHTSGMLTPNGKEYAQKIPREELTHLILKLLQAWKEPLSHFNQHHQELPDDSLSKAKQISNMVHELKTGVEKVTEKMQSMGIISNSLNGMTSSEAAGLSISNEANMMSDSDFIHCFRRDSNKVQSYLKILKCRIMPENSC; encoded by the exons ATGGCCatcgccggggcggcggggcgagcAG GTGCCGCCGCGGCGCTggcgctgctgtggctgctggtcTGCGCCCCGGGGGAGGCCGGCTGCCGCCTCCTGACCGTGGCCGATCTCTTCGACCGGGTGATCCGGCACTCGGGCAGGATCCACAGCCTCTCCACAGCGCTCTACGCCGAGCTG gaaaaacattttcctccccGTGACAACGAGCTGGGGAAGCCCGCTCGGAAGTGCCACACGTCGGGGATGCTGACCCCCAACGGCAAAGAATACGCCCAAAAAATCCCG AGAGAAGAATTAACTCACTTGATACTGAAACTTTTGCAAGCCTGGAAAGAACCACTTTCCCACTTTAACCAGCACCATCAAGAGCTTCCTGATGACAGCCTTAGCAAAGCTAAGCAAATCAGCAATATGGTACACGAGCTGAAGACTGGAGTTGAGAAAGTAACAGAAAAG ATGCAGTCAATGGGGATCATCAGCAATTCGTTAAATGGAATGACATCATCTGAAGCCGCTGGTTTATCAATTAGTAATGAAGCAAACATGATGAGTGACTCCGACTTTATTCACTGTTTCAGGAGAGACTCCAATAAAGTACAAAGCTACTTAAAAATCCTTAAATGTAGGATTATGCCAGAAAATAGTTGTTGA